One window from the genome of Desulfonatronum thiodismutans encodes:
- a CDS encoding 50S ribosomal protein L11 methyltransferase — MKLSRIELLVAEEDEDRFAGFLAQRVSWGWEVDLSESGRVRFVIHFEPAGQAGTLAHDPDQEFTGNLADELLREVQREWPDVIWSESTYEDKDWSESWKEFFSPVRVDETFLVLPPWLKSEGETSGLIPLIIEPKMAFGTGHHATTALCLKAVAMLWREGAVSGDTGFLDLGTGSGILALSCAKLGMSGLALDIDPVAVANALENMALNEIFQGVTIRKGGLEILDPDRRFGLILANILAGPLVHMAPTLARRLESGASMVLSGILGEQAERVETAYRDQGLPAPRRLTDGEWVALIWT; from the coding sequence GAGGAGGATGAGGATCGGTTTGCCGGGTTTCTGGCACAGCGAGTGTCCTGGGGGTGGGAGGTGGACCTTTCCGAGTCGGGGCGGGTTCGGTTTGTGATCCATTTTGAACCCGCGGGGCAAGCAGGGACTTTGGCTCATGATCCAGATCAAGAATTCACGGGAAATCTGGCCGATGAACTGCTGCGGGAGGTCCAGCGGGAATGGCCGGACGTGATCTGGTCCGAGTCCACATATGAAGACAAGGATTGGAGTGAATCCTGGAAAGAGTTCTTCAGTCCCGTGCGCGTTGACGAGACTTTCCTGGTGCTGCCGCCTTGGCTGAAGTCGGAGGGCGAGACTTCCGGGCTGATTCCGCTGATCATAGAACCGAAAATGGCCTTTGGCACCGGGCATCACGCCACCACTGCCCTGTGTCTGAAGGCCGTGGCCATGTTGTGGAGGGAAGGGGCCGTTTCCGGTGATACCGGTTTTCTGGACCTTGGAACCGGCTCCGGCATTCTGGCTTTGTCCTGCGCCAAGCTCGGGATGTCCGGCCTGGCCCTGGACATCGACCCCGTTGCCGTGGCCAACGCCTTGGAAAACATGGCTTTGAATGAAATTTTTCAAGGTGTGACCATCCGCAAGGGCGGCCTGGAAATACTCGATCCGGACCGGCGTTTCGGGCTGATTCTGGCCAATATTCTGGCCGGTCCGTTGGTGCATATGGCGCCGACCCTGGCTCGGCGACTGGAATCCGGGGCGAGCATGGTCCTGTCCGGAATTTTGGGGGAGCAGGCCGAGCGAGTGGAGACCGCGTACCGCGACCAGGGTCTGCCTGCGCCACGAAGGCTGACGGACGGGGAATGGGTCGCGCTGATCTGGACATAA
- a CDS encoding methyl-accepting chemotaxis protein yields MRIKLREKVFIPLFIALLMLGAVMYFVTNSNLKRLSSEFVTQIGLGKVAEIEAAMDMASMKAQELTALFTRLQSVQRAYQIALSGNIDDEADPMLQQARQMLRNELLHTLQGYEAVMDDRLKLHFHLPNGRSLVRLWMDRNFRRDGQLIDISDDISGFRQTVMEANRERRLVQGLEVGVGGFDIRSVLPLTSSRGEHLGSVEMLVEFEPILRTAAAREGQHLLLFMNSDLLRIAQRLQDASKHPLIGDQFVRVSGADDPAVNNLITPALLSQAKSELSVAILDNYSLTAFPIQDYGGRQIGVMVYVLDISKEQELIRHITWLLIGLIGVILLVFAVVGQATVWAAILKPMKQLLGFAQKVGAGDLETRVNLVSRDEMEELGIAMNTMVGNLGDKIIESEQKTKEAAEAVERANICTQDAEEARKEAERARRDGMLQAAERIDQVVARIATSAQEMSRQVDTARQGSEQQKMRTGETATSTEQMNATVLEVAKNASHAAEGSDQAKVKAQSGADIVQNAVKAIADVQRNALDLKKKIASLGEKAEGIGRIMTVIDDIADQTNLLALNAAIEAARAGDAGRGFAVVADEVRKLAEKTMTATKEVGDYISAIQVEVRDNAASVDQTVESVKGATQLAAKSGKELREIVNLAESTSDQVRSIATAAEQQSAASEQITRSVEEIDRISTENAEAMHASSKAIEDLNAGLHELSGLVEELKSAG; encoded by the coding sequence GTGCGCATCAAGCTTCGAGAAAAAGTTTTCATCCCCTTGTTCATCGCCCTGCTCATGCTGGGCGCGGTGATGTACTTCGTGACGAACTCCAATCTGAAACGTCTAAGCAGCGAGTTCGTCACCCAGATCGGTCTGGGCAAGGTGGCTGAGATTGAGGCGGCCATGGATATGGCGAGCATGAAGGCCCAGGAACTGACGGCGCTCTTCACCAGATTGCAGTCGGTCCAACGAGCCTATCAGATCGCCCTTTCCGGAAACATTGACGACGAGGCCGACCCCATGCTCCAGCAGGCCCGCCAAATGTTGCGCAACGAGTTGCTCCACACCCTGCAAGGCTACGAGGCTGTGATGGATGACCGGCTGAAACTGCACTTTCACCTGCCCAACGGACGCAGCCTGGTCCGGCTCTGGATGGACAGAAACTTTCGTCGCGACGGCCAGTTGATCGACATTTCCGACGATATCTCCGGCTTCCGCCAAACCGTGATGGAAGCCAACCGGGAACGACGTCTGGTGCAGGGTCTCGAAGTCGGTGTTGGAGGCTTCGACATCCGCAGCGTCCTGCCGCTGACCTCCAGTCGGGGCGAACACCTGGGCAGCGTGGAGATGCTGGTGGAGTTCGAACCAATCCTGCGGACCGCGGCCGCCAGGGAAGGACAGCACCTGCTTCTTTTCATGAATTCGGACCTCTTGCGCATCGCCCAGCGCCTGCAAGACGCCTCGAAGCATCCGTTGATCGGCGATCAATTCGTAAGAGTTTCCGGGGCTGACGACCCGGCGGTCAACAACCTGATCACACCCGCCCTGCTCTCCCAGGCCAAATCGGAACTCTCCGTGGCCATCCTTGACAACTACTCCCTGACCGCCTTCCCGATCCAGGACTATGGCGGACGACAAATCGGCGTGATGGTCTATGTTTTGGACATTTCCAAAGAGCAAGAACTAATTCGTCACATCACCTGGTTGCTGATCGGACTGATTGGAGTCATTCTGCTGGTCTTCGCCGTGGTGGGGCAGGCCACGGTCTGGGCCGCGATTCTTAAGCCCATGAAGCAGTTGCTCGGCTTTGCCCAGAAGGTAGGGGCCGGCGATCTGGAAACTCGTGTCAACCTCGTTTCCCGTGACGAAATGGAAGAGCTGGGCATTGCCATGAATACCATGGTCGGCAACCTTGGGGACAAAATCATCGAGTCCGAGCAAAAAACCAAGGAAGCGGCCGAAGCCGTGGAAAGGGCCAACATCTGTACCCAGGACGCCGAGGAAGCCCGTAAGGAAGCTGAACGGGCTCGCCGGGACGGCATGCTTCAGGCCGCGGAACGCATCGACCAGGTAGTGGCCCGGATCGCCACTTCAGCCCAGGAGATGTCCAGGCAGGTGGACACCGCGAGGCAGGGCTCCGAGCAGCAGAAGATGCGTACCGGAGAAACGGCCACGTCCACGGAGCAGATGAACGCCACGGTACTGGAAGTGGCCAAAAACGCCTCCCATGCGGCCGAAGGTTCGGATCAGGCCAAAGTCAAGGCGCAATCCGGCGCGGACATCGTCCAAAATGCGGTCAAGGCCATTGCCGACGTGCAACGCAACGCTCTGGATCTGAAAAAGAAGATCGCCAGCTTGGGAGAAAAGGCCGAGGGCATCGGTCGGATCATGACCGTCATCGACGACATCGCGGACCAGACCAACTTGTTGGCCCTGAACGCGGCCATCGAGGCGGCCCGGGCCGGAGACGCCGGACGCGGCTTCGCCGTGGTGGCCGATGAAGTCCGCAAACTGGCTGAGAAGACCATGACCGCCACCAAGGAGGTCGGCGACTACATCTCCGCCATCCAGGTGGAGGTCCGGGACAATGCGGCCAGCGTGGACCAGACCGTGGAGTCGGTCAAGGGAGCCACCCAATTGGCCGCCAAGTCCGGCAAGGAACTGCGGGAGATCGTCAATCTGGCCGAATCCACTTCGGACCAGGTCCGCTCCATTGCCACCGCGGCGGAACAGCAATCCGCGGCCAGCGAGCAGATCACCCGCTCGGTGGAGGAAATCGACCGCATTTCCACGGAAAACGCCGAAGCCATGCATGCCTCGTCCAAGGCCATCGAGGATCTGAACGCGGGCCTGCACGAACTGAGCGGCTTGGTGGAGGAACTGAAGAGCGCTGGGTAA
- a CDS encoding ABC transporter substrate-binding protein codes for MILGCFFALGGQGEYSPADASDTITLGFVIPLTGDIPKVGESSRYAAEMLREEIMAQGGLEVGGVKHELRFIYEDNESKPESAVMTMLKLIDRDRVLAIVGPQSSKQAVPAGQVANDNRTPMISPWSTNPDATLNRPWVFRAAFLDPFQAPVAVDFAMKQFNADKAAVLFALANDYSKGLAEFFRDDFESKNGKGSVVAFESYGDRDQDFSAQLTKILSAQPDFIFLPNNYNEVALIVRQASDLGWTGPFMGADAWGSAELMTLCGDLCKGHYFSTHYAAAGATGATKDFIEKYQAKYGYTPDDVAALTWDATRLVLEAIQSTGGLSGNLRNDRAAIRDAMAAIEEFDGITGSMRFDDEGDPIKCAVVVKINDAGEFEFTESVCP; via the coding sequence ATGATTCTTGGATGTTTTTTTGCTTTGGGAGGGCAGGGCGAGTACTCCCCGGCCGATGCGTCCGATACCATCACCCTCGGGTTCGTCATTCCGCTGACCGGGGACATCCCCAAGGTCGGTGAATCCTCCCGCTATGCAGCGGAAATGCTGCGCGAGGAAATCATGGCCCAGGGCGGTCTGGAAGTCGGCGGCGTCAAGCATGAATTGCGCTTCATCTACGAGGACAACGAGTCCAAACCGGAATCCGCGGTCATGACCATGCTCAAGCTGATCGACCGGGACCGCGTTCTGGCCATTGTCGGCCCGCAGTCCAGCAAGCAGGCCGTGCCGGCAGGGCAGGTTGCCAACGACAACCGCACTCCGATGATTTCTCCCTGGTCCACCAACCCTGATGCGACATTGAATCGTCCCTGGGTCTTCCGGGCTGCGTTCCTGGATCCGTTCCAGGCTCCCGTGGCCGTGGATTTTGCCATGAAGCAGTTTAATGCCGACAAGGCAGCCGTACTTTTTGCTCTGGCGAATGATTACAGCAAAGGGCTGGCCGAATTCTTTCGGGATGATTTTGAATCGAAAAATGGAAAAGGTTCCGTTGTGGCCTTTGAATCCTACGGCGACCGGGATCAGGATTTCAGTGCCCAGTTGACGAAAATTCTCTCGGCCCAGCCGGACTTCATCTTCCTGCCCAACAACTACAACGAGGTGGCCTTGATCGTTCGGCAGGCCAGCGACCTGGGCTGGACCGGCCCGTTCATGGGCGCCGACGCCTGGGGCTCCGCCGAACTGATGACCCTGTGCGGCGACCTGTGCAAAGGTCATTACTTCTCCACCCACTACGCCGCTGCCGGGGCCACCGGGGCCACCAAGGATTTCATCGAAAAGTACCAGGCCAAGTACGGCTACACGCCGGACGACGTGGCCGCCCTGACCTGGGATGCGACACGTTTGGTCCTTGAAGCCATCCAATCCACCGGTGGTTTGTCCGGCAACCTGCGCAACGACCGGGCCGCCATCCGCGATGCCATGGCCGCTATCGAAGAGTTCGACGGCATTACCGGCTCCATGCGTTTTGACGACGAAGGCGACCCCATCAAGTGCGCCGTGGTGGTCAAAATCAACGACGCCGGCGAATTCGAGTTCACCGAGTCTGTTTGCCCGTAA
- a CDS encoding branched-chain amino acid ABC transporter permease, which produces MESLFQNIMNALQWGSFYSLIALGYCLVYGVLRLINFAHGDIFMVGAFIAYFAATFLMGTYTDFSFGLSNPMVLLLTIPITMILTAGVGVTIERVAYRPLRNKGAHRLYVVITALMCGLILQHANLAVLGASRRSFPDLVERSVYTIGGVTFTNLRVATILAAFLVFAMLYTIISKTRIGMAMRAISYDRFAIPLMGIPVATIVVITFVLGSSLAGLAGLLYSMSYPVLEPYMGAMIGWKAFIAAVVGGIGDIRGAFVGGFLLGFLEIMVVAFFPSTFRDLIAFSILLLILSIKPTGIFGMAQTTKI; this is translated from the coding sequence GTGGAATCTCTGTTTCAGAACATCATGAACGCCTTGCAGTGGGGCAGCTTCTATTCCCTGATCGCTCTGGGCTATTGCCTGGTCTACGGGGTGCTGCGCCTGATCAACTTCGCCCATGGCGACATTTTCATGGTCGGCGCGTTTATCGCCTACTTCGCGGCCACTTTTTTGATGGGCACGTACACGGACTTTTCCTTCGGCCTTTCCAATCCCATGGTGCTGCTCCTGACCATTCCCATCACCATGATTCTTACGGCCGGGGTGGGCGTGACCATTGAGCGGGTGGCCTATCGTCCGCTGCGCAACAAGGGGGCTCACCGACTGTACGTGGTGATCACGGCCTTGATGTGCGGCCTGATTCTCCAGCACGCCAACCTGGCCGTGCTGGGCGCCAGCCGACGCAGCTTTCCGGACCTGGTGGAGCGCAGCGTGTACACCATCGGCGGGGTCACGTTCACCAATCTGCGCGTGGCCACCATTTTGGCCGCGTTTTTGGTCTTCGCCATGCTCTACACCATCATCTCCAAAACGCGGATCGGCATGGCCATGCGGGCCATTTCCTATGATCGCTTCGCCATTCCGCTGATGGGCATTCCCGTGGCCACCATCGTGGTGATCACCTTTGTTCTCGGCTCGTCCCTGGCCGGGCTGGCCGGACTGCTCTATTCCATGTCCTATCCGGTCCTGGAACCGTACATGGGCGCGATGATCGGCTGGAAGGCCTTTATCGCCGCGGTTGTCGGCGGGATCGGGGACATCCGGGGGGCCTTCGTGGGCGGCTTTCTGCTCGGCTTTTTGGAAATCATGGTCGTGGCTTTTTTTCCGTCCACCTTCCGGGATCTGATCGCCTTCAGCATCCTGCTGCTGATCCTGTCCATCAAGCCCACGGGCATCTTCGGCATGGCCCAGACGACGAAGATTTAG
- a CDS encoding UPF0175 family protein encodes MTQLAIDVPENIFSTLRLPPAEFAREMRIAAAVQWYAEQRVSQEKAAEIAGQSRIEFIDELRRRRIPAIQLDLDELEAELNDG; translated from the coding sequence ATGACCCAGCTGGCCATCGATGTACCGGAAAACATTTTTTCCACCTTGCGCCTACCGCCAGCCGAGTTTGCTCGGGAAATGCGCATAGCGGCGGCTGTTCAGTGGTATGCCGAGCAACGTGTTTCCCAGGAAAAAGCCGCTGAGATCGCCGGGCAAAGCCGAATCGAGTTCATTGATGAATTGCGTCGTCGTCGAATTCCCGCTATTCAACTCGATTTGGACGAACTTGAAGCGGAATTGAACGATGGCTGA
- a CDS encoding DUF3368 domain-containing protein, protein MAEHLWVVNASPLILLGKIRKLDLLHRLAPRVVVPAAVVEEISVGRIETATRQTLDWVKPYIWPDMPVPVSVIRWDIGAGEGQVLAQCLDGTGRAILDDNKARAAAKAHGIPLLGSLGIVLRAKKAGLIPAARPLIEHLVASGSYLSPILIREALSRVGEQP, encoded by the coding sequence ATGGCTGAGCATCTTTGGGTGGTCAACGCATCTCCTCTGATATTACTTGGTAAAATCAGGAAGCTTGACCTGCTTCATCGACTTGCTCCCCGAGTCGTCGTGCCGGCAGCGGTAGTCGAGGAGATTTCCGTCGGCAGGATTGAGACAGCCACTCGGCAAACTCTCGACTGGGTCAAGCCTTATATTTGGCCGGATATGCCGGTTCCTGTTTCAGTGATACGTTGGGACATCGGCGCGGGAGAGGGGCAAGTATTGGCTCAATGCCTTGATGGGACAGGCAGGGCAATTCTTGATGACAATAAAGCTCGTGCCGCGGCCAAAGCGCACGGAATTCCGTTGCTCGGCAGTTTGGGCATTGTTCTGCGCGCCAAGAAAGCCGGACTCATCCCGGCCGCACGACCTTTAATAGAGCACTTGGTCGCCAGCGGTTCATATCTTTCACCAATCTTGATCCGTGAAGCACTGTCCAGGGTTGGCGAGCAACCCTGA
- a CDS encoding branched-chain amino acid ABC transporter permease: MQRFTVPILLAALFAGLIGMSQGGMIDLYIQSVIMFMGINIILSSSLNIVNGYMGEFSCGHAGFMAVGAYVSSLLSVWLLTDDRVFGPAVLSPELALVIFPLCLLGGAVAAALAGLLVAIPSFKTRDDYLAIITIASLYIVKSTIENISAIGGPRGFMGMRSVVVFMEDVIELPWMMIWIFICTVFTIWIIRRFVSSTYGKGIIAIRQDEVAAEIMSVNTNKMKVVAFMLSSGLAGLAGGLFAHVLGYVNPGAFGILKTTEIMVMVYLGGMGSLTGSVLSAVLFTLLMEAMRPLQIIKWVIVPLMLIILMHFRPEGIMGNRELSDIFPRLRRWIQFK; encoded by the coding sequence ATGCAGCGTTTTACCGTCCCCATTTTGCTGGCCGCGCTATTCGCCGGACTGATCGGCATGAGCCAGGGCGGCATGATCGACCTTTACATCCAGTCCGTGATCATGTTCATGGGCATCAACATCATCCTTTCCTCCAGCCTGAACATCGTCAACGGCTACATGGGCGAATTCTCCTGCGGGCATGCCGGGTTCATGGCCGTGGGGGCGTATGTTTCCTCTCTGCTTTCGGTCTGGCTGCTGACCGACGATCGAGTTTTCGGACCGGCGGTCCTGTCCCCGGAACTGGCCCTGGTTATCTTTCCCCTGTGCCTGCTGGGCGGGGCCGTGGCCGCGGCCCTGGCCGGACTGCTGGTGGCCATTCCTTCTTTCAAGACCCGGGACGACTATCTGGCCATCATCACCATCGCCTCCCTGTACATCGTCAAGAGCACCATCGAGAACATCAGCGCCATCGGCGGTCCCCGCGGGTTCATGGGCATGCGCTCCGTGGTGGTGTTCATGGAGGACGTGATCGAACTGCCTTGGATGATGATCTGGATATTCATCTGCACCGTCTTCACCATCTGGATTATCCGGCGTTTCGTTTCCTCCACCTACGGCAAGGGAATCATCGCCATCCGTCAGGACGAGGTGGCCGCGGAGATCATGAGCGTGAACACCAACAAGATGAAGGTGGTGGCGTTCATGCTTTCCTCCGGCCTGGCCGGTCTGGCCGGGGGCTTATTCGCCCACGTCCTGGGCTACGTGAATCCCGGGGCCTTCGGCATCCTGAAGACCACGGAAATCATGGTCATGGTCTACCTGGGCGGCATGGGCTCCCTGACAGGATCGGTGCTTTCCGCGGTATTGTTCACTTTGCTGATGGAAGCCATGCGGCCCTTGCAGATCATCAAATGGGTGATCGTGCCCCTGATGTTGATTATTTTGATGCACTTCCGGCCCGAAGGGATCATGGGCAACCGGGAGCTGTCCGATATTTTTCCGCGCCTGCGCCGCTGGATTCAGTTCAAGTAG
- a CDS encoding ABC transporter ATP-binding protein, producing the protein MALLEIQSVTQIFGGLCALSDFNLRFDGGELNGLIGPNGAGKTTVFNLVSGFYKPSQGNILFKGTDTRRLKPHKITALGVARTFQNIRLWHDMTVLDNIRLARHQTLGYNLVDALVRTRRYQRAEADIEHSAHEILEALKLDRYAQERPRNLPYGLQRRVEIARALAGKPSLLLLDEPAAGLNSTDIEGLIELIRWIHKEFKLTIWMIEHQMDVVMSLCTWIKVIDFGATIAEGTPDQIQNNPDVIKAYLGDGAL; encoded by the coding sequence ATGGCCTTGCTGGAAATTCAATCAGTGACCCAGATTTTTGGCGGTTTGTGCGCCTTGTCCGACTTCAACCTGCGCTTTGACGGCGGCGAACTGAACGGCCTGATCGGGCCCAACGGCGCGGGCAAGACCACGGTCTTCAATCTGGTCAGCGGCTTTTACAAGCCCAGCCAGGGAAACATTCTGTTCAAGGGCACGGACACCCGACGGCTCAAGCCGCACAAGATCACGGCTTTGGGCGTGGCCCGGACCTTTCAGAACATCCGGCTCTGGCACGACATGACCGTGCTGGACAACATCCGTCTGGCCCGGCACCAGACCCTGGGCTACAATCTGGTGGACGCCCTGGTCCGGACCCGTCGCTATCAGCGGGCCGAGGCGGATATTGAGCACAGCGCCCATGAAATTCTTGAAGCCCTGAAACTGGATCGCTACGCCCAAGAGCGCCCCAGAAACCTGCCTTATGGATTGCAGCGACGGGTGGAGATCGCCCGGGCCCTGGCGGGCAAGCCGTCCCTGCTGCTTTTGGACGAACCGGCGGCGGGGTTGAACTCCACGGACATCGAAGGTCTGATTGAACTGATCCGCTGGATTCACAAGGAGTTCAAGCTGACCATCTGGATGATCGAGCACCAGATGGACGTGGTCATGAGCCTGTGCACATGGATCAAAGTGATCGACTTCGGCGCGACCATCGCCGAAGGCACGCCCGACCAGATTCAGAACAACCCCGACGTGATCAAAGCCTATCTGGGAGATGGAGCGCTGTGA
- a CDS encoding ABC transporter ATP-binding protein, producing the protein MMLSVDNLKVKYGNIQALHGISFHVDQGEVVTLIGANGAGKSTTLMSIARLTPPEAPRVTEGDISFQGQSLLKTQAHDVVANLKIALCPEGRHIFGNLTVMENLQLATYSRKPGENLEQEYQQIFDLFPRLHERRHQRSESLSGGEQQMLAVSRALMTGCKFLMLDEPSMGLAPLLMYDMFRALKRLNQNGMTILLVEQNARLALQFAHRAYVLDTGQIRISGSCSELMDHPEIKKAYLGG; encoded by the coding sequence GTGATGCTTTCAGTGGATAACCTCAAGGTCAAATACGGTAATATTCAGGCCCTGCACGGAATCAGCTTTCATGTGGATCAGGGCGAGGTGGTCACCCTGATCGGGGCCAACGGCGCGGGCAAATCCACCACCCTGATGTCCATCGCCCGCCTGACCCCGCCGGAGGCCCCCCGGGTCACGGAAGGAGATATCAGTTTTCAAGGACAAAGCCTGTTGAAAACCCAGGCCCACGACGTGGTGGCCAACCTGAAGATCGCCTTATGCCCGGAAGGGCGGCACATTTTCGGCAACCTGACGGTCATGGAGAACCTGCAACTGGCCACGTATTCCCGGAAGCCCGGCGAGAATCTGGAACAGGAATACCAACAGATTTTCGACCTGTTTCCCCGGTTGCATGAACGCCGCCACCAGCGCAGCGAATCCCTGAGCGGCGGCGAACAACAGATGCTGGCCGTGAGTCGGGCCCTGATGACCGGCTGCAAGTTTCTGATGCTGGACGAGCCGTCCATGGGTCTGGCCCCGCTGTTGATGTACGACATGTTTCGCGCCTTGAAGCGCCTGAACCAGAACGGCATGACCATCCTCCTGGTGGAGCAGAACGCCCGCCTGGCCCTCCAGTTCGCCCACCGGGCCTACGTCCTGGACACCGGCCAAATCCGCATCTCGGGGTCGTGCTCCGAACTCATGGACCACCCGGAGATCAAGAAAGCCTATCTCGGCGGGTAG
- the thrB gene encoding homoserine kinase, giving the protein MPAPYPDLRQTSPGLAPRTVPCLSLIGMAGAGKSTLGRALAQDLGWALVDTDRLMEAHWGAPLQALLDQFGLEDFLRAEEDVVAKLWLWRTVVATGGSVVYGPRAVGRLRELGPVVYLRVGVGTICDRVRDARGRGLARRPEQTLEQLYAEREPLYRSAADLTLDMDDCSIDTALERLRPGLLDQLKNFLGRT; this is encoded by the coding sequence ATGCCCGCGCCGTATCCCGACCTCCGCCAAACCTCCCCCGGCCTCGCCCCGCGGACCGTGCCCTGCCTTAGCCTGATCGGCATGGCCGGGGCCGGGAAGAGCACCTTGGGTCGGGCCCTGGCCCAGGACCTGGGTTGGGCCTTGGTGGATACGGATCGACTGATGGAAGCGCATTGGGGCGCGCCATTGCAGGCATTGTTGGACCAATTCGGTTTGGAGGACTTTCTGCGGGCCGAAGAGGACGTCGTGGCGAAGCTCTGGTTGTGGCGGACCGTGGTGGCCACCGGGGGGAGCGTGGTCTATGGGCCAAGAGCTGTAGGGCGCTTGCGGGAACTGGGACCGGTGGTTTATCTGCGGGTCGGTGTGGGCACGATCTGTGATCGGGTCCGGGACGCCCGAGGCCGAGGGTTGGCCAGACGGCCGGAACAAACTTTGGAGCAGCTTTATGCCGAGCGCGAACCTCTCTACCGGTCCGCCGCGGACCTGACCCTGGACATGGACGACTGTTCCATCGACACTGCGCTGGAACGACTTCGTCCGGGGCTATTGGACCAACTGAAAAACTTTTTGGGGCGAACATGA